One genomic window of Diospyros lotus cultivar Yz01 chromosome 8, ASM1463336v1, whole genome shotgun sequence includes the following:
- the LOC127808350 gene encoding PLASTID TRANSCRIPTIONALLY ACTIVE protein 6, chloroplastic encodes MKAFWLLSPQPTQFRPELPILAASPSINFIPTITFPSLKRKPLRLPARRPDLSVRAEDGDADGGGPDDYDMDEDEVEEVDNKKDYDVEYEPLLAGAGAAVMEGDDDIAIVQSKSFVSTQGWHSETVVDYRINEDEFHKISLLDCDFFIRKPPDPDNDVYDFREMYVTPPDTDVYAIPKVLAPMPQKYIRCAKSDYGCYNVTEPPIDAPRDPLYKSEREISKVFLTKHYRNRRLGDPEFVLDFEEIYVIDSKTKSITRAKVLVTVPEGRNRDRKKDLLVICDNGASFRIIPTSERDDPTTVIEREEWEKSRKDMEKHLRKLRDFSVSNWF; translated from the exons ATGAAAGCCTTCTGGCTTCTCTCTCCACAGCCTACGCAGTTCCGCCCGGAGCTCCCCATTCTCGCGGCCTCGCCGTCGATAAACTTCATTCCAACCATCACATTCCCGTCGCTCAAGCGCAAGCCCTTGCGACTCCCCGCTCGCCGGCCGGACCTCTCGGTCCGTGCCGAGGACGGAGATGCAGACGGCGGGGGGCCCGACGACTACGACATGGATGAGGACGAGGTCGAGGAGGTCGATAACAAGAAGGACTACGACGTGGAGTACGAGCCCCTCCTCGCCGGCGCGGGCGCGGCGGTGATGGAAGGCGACGACGACATCGCGATCGTGCAGAGTAAGAGCTTCGTGTCGACACAAGGGTGGCATTCGGAGACCGTCGTGGATTATAGGATTAACGAGGATGAGTTTCACAAGATTAGCTTGCTTGATTGCGATTTCTTTATAAGGAAGCCTCCGGATCCTGACAACGACGTTTATGATTTTCGAGAG ATGTATGTTACTCCTCCAGATACTGATGTTTATGCCATTCCTAAGGTCCTTGCGCCAATGCCTCAGAAG TACATTCGATGTGCGAAGAGTGACTATGGGTGCTATAATGTTACGGAACCACCTATTGATGCACCTCGTGATCCATTATACAAATCCGAGAGGGAGATATCGAAG GTTTTCTTGACAAAACACTATAGGAACCGAAGGTTGGGTGATCCCGAGTTTGTGCTAGATTTTGAAGAGATTTATGTTATTGATTCAAAAACAAAGTCGATTACTAGAGCAAAAGTTTTG GTCACAGTCCCAGAAGGACGGAATAGGGATAGAAAGAAAGACTTGCTTGTTATATGTGATAATGGCGCCTCCTTCAGAATAATCCCCACA AGTGAAAGAGATGATCCAACCACCGTGATAGAACGGGAAGAGTGGGAGAAATCTAGAAAAGACATGGAGAAGCACCTGAGAAAGCTAAGAGATTTCAGTGTTTCAAACTGGTTCTAA